TGGGTGGGCGGTCCCACCTCGGGGTCGTCGGGTCCGACACCCCGGAACTCCACCGCGTAGCCGTGCCGTTCGGCGACCGCCCGCGCCCAGGTGCGGAACTCCTCCCGCGTCCACTCGAAGCGGTGGTCGCCGTGCCGGACGTGCCCGGCGGGCAGGGTCTCCCAGCGGACGTTGTACTCGACGTTCGGCGTCGTCACGAGGACCGTGCGCGGGCGGGCGTGCCCGAACACGGCGTACTCCAGCGCGGGCAGCCGGGGCAGGTCGAGGTGCTCGATCACCTCGCTGAGCACGGCGGCGTCATAGCCCTTGAGCCGGTTGTCGGTGTAGGCGAGCGAGCCCTGGACGAGCGTGACCCGGGACGCCTGCCGCTCCCCCATCCGGTCCAGCTTCAGCCGCCGGGCGGCGATGGTCAGGGCCCGCACGGACACGTCGACACCGACGATCTCGGTGAACCGCACGTCCTTCAGCAGCGCCTGCACCAGCTGGCCCTGCCCGCACCCGAGATCGAGGACGCGCGCGGCACCCGAGTCGCGCAGGGCGTCGAGGATCGCCTCCCGGCGCTGGACGGCGAGCGGGGTGGGCCGCTCCTCCTCCTCGGCCTCGGCCCCGACCGCGTTGTCGATCTCCTCGACCTCGCTGTCGTCGGCCTCGGCGAGCCGCACCAGCTCCAGCCGCTCCATCGCCTGCCGGGTCAGCGACCAGCGGCGGGAGAGGTACCGGCTGGTGATCAGCTTCTGCTCCGGGTGGCCGGGCAGCCAGCCCTCGCCGGCCCGCAGCAGCTTGTCGACCTCTTCGGAGGAGACCCAGTAGTGCTTGGCGTCGTCGAGGACCGGCAGCAGGACGTACAGATGGCGCAGCGCCTCGGCGAGGGTCAGCGTCTCGGCCTCCAGGACGAGGCGGACGTACCGCGAGTCGCCCCACTGCGGGAACTCGGTGTCGAGCGGGACGGGATCGGCGCTCACCGTCCAGCCGAGCGGTTCGAACAGCCGGCGTACGAGGTCCGGGCCGCCGCGCGCGGGCAGGGCGGGCACCTCGATGTGCAGGGGCAGCGGGCCGGCGGCGCGCTCGGGGCGGGCGGCGCACACTCCGCGCAGGGCGCTGGAGAAGACGCCGCTCAGCGCGACCGCGAGCAGCGAGGAGGCCGCGTACGGACGGTCGTTGACGTACTGGGCGAGCGCCGCGTCGGGTGCGCCGCCGCGGCCCTTGCCCTTGCCCCGCCGGACCAGTGCGAGGGTGTCGATCTCCAGCAGCAGTGCGGCCGTGCAGCGCTGGTCGTCCGCCTCGGGGTAGAAGACGTGCGCCCTGCCGTAGGACGTGGAGAACTTCTGCGCCTTGTCGGGGTGCTTGTGCAGCAGATACCCGAGGTCGGTGGCCGGGTGGGCGGCGTCGCCGCGTGTGGAGATCGTCAGGAACACGAGTCCGAGTCTTCCGGTATCAGAGCTCGCCGACCACCGTTTTTCGCCACCGGGCGGGCGCCGGGCCCGGTGCTCGCGGTTGCTCAGGACGCGTGGCCGACGATCGTCCGGGCGTTCCTCATGGCTCGCTCGTCCGCCGCCCGCATGGCCTGCAGTTTCTCCTTGTTCCGGGCGATGGCGGCCTTCTGGGCGCGCACTTCGACGGCGTGCACGGCCGGGACGTAGCCGGTGTCGAGCTTGCAGCGGGCGTCGGCGGAGGCGGTCGTCTTCTCCTTGTCCGACGGCTTGTCGTGCCCGAACCAGTCGGAGTCGTAGGAGGCCTTGTCCGGGTCCGGGTAGTGGAAGCCCTTCTTCTTCATGCGGGCCGACCAGGCGCGGTCGGCCTTCTTCCAGGCCGGGTCCTTGCTCGCGGTCTCGCGGGAGGTGTGCCAGAGTTCCAGGGCGAGCGAGTAGTAGCCGGACAGCTTCACGCCGTCGACCTTCGTCGCCTCGGGCGGCGGGCCGTAGATCTTCCGTGTCGCCTGTCCCAGGCAGCCGCCCTCGGGGATGCGGTGCCCGTGTGTGACGTGGCTGTCTCCCGACTCGAAGCTTCCCGTGAGGGCGGTGTACTGGTCGGCGGGCCACACCTGGGGCCGGCCGGACGCGTCCGGCTCGCGGTTGTGGTAGCCGTGGTCGGCGGCCAGGTCGGGGTCGTCGACGCCGTACGGGCTGTTGTCGCCGGGCATGTCGTCGTCTTCCGTGAGCGTGCCCTGCCGGACCGGGTAGGTCGACTCGACGGTCTTGGTGTCGAACATCGCGAAGCCGGTGAAACCCAGCCGCACCATGCACTGCTTCCCCAGGATCCACTGGGCCCTGTCGACGGTCCTGACGCCGTCCGACGCCGGATCCGGGATATAGGCGTGCAGCGGGAGGGCCGCCATGGTGTTGAGGCTGCGGGCCTTCTCGGCGAGGCCGTCGTGACCGGCGAACTGGCAGGCGGACAGGGCGAACAGGCCGGTGAGGGCGAAGGGGAGAACTTTGCGCACGCGGCCATCCGATCAGGCCCGGGTCCCGGACGCCGTGATGGAGCCCACACTTCCGTCACACGTCGTACACAGTTACGGCATAGTGATCCACCGTCAACTGACCACTGACTCAAGGGGGAACCATGTCCCACGGCCACGAAGTCCGCACCGGCAGAAGAGCCGTCGTCGCGGCGCTGGCGGGTGCGGTCCTCGGCACGGGGGTCCTCGCGGCCGCTCCCGCCCAGGCGGCCACGACCCCGCAGGTGTCGGCCCAGGGCGCCTACGCGTTCAACCCGGCCACCGGCAAGACGCTGTTCGGCAAGGCACAGGACGCACCGCTGAGGACCGGGTCCACGACGAAGATCATGACCGCGCTCGTGGTGCTGTCCCAGCCGCACCTGGACCTCGGCAGGAAGGTGAACATCAAGAAGGAGTACACCGACTACGTCATCGACCCCACCACGCACACCCAGCGCTATTCGAGCGCCCACCTGATCCTCGGCGACTCGATGAAGGTGAGCGACCTGCTGTACGGGCTGCTGCTGCCCTCGGGCTGCGACGCGGCCTACGCGCTTGCGGACACCTACGGCACCGGCCCGACGACGGCCCAGCGGACCAAGTCGTTCATCGCCAAGATGAACGCCAAGGCACACGAACTGGGCCTGACCGGCACGTACTTCGACTCCTTCGACGGCGTGTCCAACGGCAACAACCACGCCTCGCCGCGCGACCTGGCGAAGCTGGCCGGCGTCGCGCTGAAGAACTCGACGTTCAAGCGGGTCGTCGGCACCCCGGTGTACAAGGACATGCAGTCCTACCGGCCGGGCGGCGGAACGCACGCGATGACACCGTGGGAGAACACCAACAAGCTGCTCGGCACCTACCGCGGCGCGATCGGCGTGAAGACCGGCTCCGGGCCGGAGGCGCAGTTCTGCCTGGTGTTCGCGGCGACCCGGGGCGGCCGTACGGTCGTCGGCACCGTGCTCGCCGACACGTCGGCGGACCAGCGTTTCAGTGACGCCACGAAGATCCTCGACTACGGCTTCGCGCAGAGCGGCTGAGCCTGTCCGGCCGGGGGCCGCCGTCGCCGAGCCAAGGTGACGTCGGGGCTCCCTCCGCCGGTGCAGGGGCGGAGGGAGCGGTGCGGAACGGGTTACGACAGCTGCGACTGGACCTGGGCCGAGATCAGCTCCAGGTGGTCCAGGTCGTCGAGGTCCAGGACCTGCAGATAGATCCGCCGGGAACCGATCCCGGCGTACCGGCCGATCTTGTCCACGACCTCCGCCGGGGAGCCGGCCAGGCCGTTGGCCTTCAGCTCGTCCACCTCGCGGCCGATGGCGGCGGCACGCCGGGCGACCTCCTGATCGTTCCGGCCGACGCAGACCACCAGCGCGTTGGAGTACGTCAGCGCGTCCGCGCCGCGGCCGGCCTCCTCCGCGGCGGCACGCACCCGGGCGAACTGCCGCTCGCTGTCCTCGACGGAGGCGAACGGGATGTTGAACTCGTCCGCGTACCGGGCGGCCAGCCGCGGCGTACGGGTCGCGCCGTGGCCGCCGATGAGCACCGGGACCTTCTTCTGGGCCGGCTTGGGCAGTGCGGGCGCGTCGGTCAGGTCGTAGTACGTGCCGTGGAAGTCGAAGCTCTTGCCGACCTCGGTCGCCCACAGCCCGGTGACGATCGCGAGCTGCTCCTCCAGCCGGGCGAACTTCTCCTTCGGGAACGGGATGCCGTACGCCCTGTGCTCCTCCTCGAACCAGCCCGCGCCGAGGCCCAGCTCCACCCGGCCGCCGGACATCTGGTCGACCTGGGCGACCTGGATGGCGAGCACGCCGGGCAGCCGGAACGTTCCGGCGGTCATCAGCGTGCCGAGCCGGATGCGCTTGGTCTCGCGGGCCAGTCCGGCCAGCGTGATCCAGGCGTCCGTGGGACCGGGCAGGCCGCCGGCGCTGCCCATCGGGAGGTAGTGGTCGGAGCGGAAGAAGGCGTCGAAGCCGAGGTCCTCGGTGGCTTTCGCCACCGTGAGCAACGTGTCGTAGGTGGCGCCCTGCTGGGGCTCGGTGAAGATTCGAAGGTCCATACATCTATCCTGCACGCCGCAGGCCACGTCAACCTCGTTGGTACCACCGGGCACGGCCGTCCCCGGTCGGGTGAAAATCGCCTGTCCGGCGCGCCGGGCGCGGCACGGCCGGTGACCGGCCCCGGCGATGATCGTTGGGCCGTCGGAGCCGGATGGTCCGGCGCCCGCGCCGAGGAGGCCGTCATGTCCGAAGAACTTGGCTCCGCCGGTCAGAGAGTTGACTCCGCCGGCCGGCCGAAGGGGTTGCTGGAGGAGTTGGAGGAGCTGATGGCCGCGTTGAACGCGGATCTGTCGGCGTTGGCCGACCTGCCGGCCAGGGAGCGGGGCTCAGCCGAGGACGCCGGCCTCGGCTGACGTCAATCGCCGGACGGGTTACTTCAGTTGCTCCTTCTCACAAGGCACCCGACCTGCGGTTCTGGCCGCCGTTCGGGCTGTGTTCCGGCTGTCGTCCTCCCGTAACGTCTCCTCCCGTGCCGCCAGCTTGCGCAGCATCTCCAGGACGCGGTCGCGGGACTCGTCGGCCGCGTCGATCGCCTCCATGCACTGCCAGTACGTCGTCTCGTCGTCCGCGGCGCTGGCCATGCCGACCAGGGCTATGCCCACCTCGCCGAGCAGGCCCCCGAGGCAGAGCAGCGTCTCGCGGGCGTCGTCCAGTTCGGTGAGCTGGGCGGCACGCAGGTCGCCCAGGTCGACTTCGGGCGGGTCGAGGACCCCGCAGCCGCGGCCCGCCAGTTCGGTCAGGCCGAGCGCCTCGCCGCGCAGCTCCGGCGGGCCGGAGACCGCGAGCCTGCTGCCGATCGCCTGGGCCAGGGCCTGCGCCTGCCAGACCTCCGCCATGACCTCGCCCGCGTCGGCGCCGGCCGCCAGCGCACGCCTGCTCGTGAGAATGAGCCGTACCGCATCCATGCGTCGCCCCCGTCCTTCCGTGTGCTCCGTCGCACGCCCTTTTGAACTCCCTTGTCCACTACCCAGAGTGAAGGCGCTTGGAGCGAAAAGCTAGAGGTAAACGGAAATCTCTGGACAACAATTCGGATTCGAGCGGTGAATTGACTCCGGAGAGTGATAACGGAGTTCAGCCCTCCGGCAGTTGAGGGCGCTCGGGTCCGCCCTGCGCCCCCGGCGCCGGGAAGCGCTGCTCATTGCGGTCGATCTTGGCGGCCAGAGCCGCCAGGGGGTCGATGCCCAGGGCTTCGCAGAACTGGAGCAGGTAGGCGAGCACGTCGGCGACCTCGTCGGCGACCCGGTGCGCGGTGCCGGGGTCGTCCATCACCCGCGCGGACTCCTCCGGGGTCAACCACTGGAAGATCTCGACCAGTTCGGAGGCCTCCACGCTCAGCGCGGCGACGAGGTTCTTGGGCGTGTGGTAGGGCTGCCAGTTCCGCGCGGCCGCGAACTCGGCGAGCTTGCGCTGGAGTCGGGCCAGGTCGAGGGGGTGTTCCGTCACGCGTCCAGGTGTACCACCGTGACACCCTCGATCCCGACGGCCCATGAGGCGTCGCTCACCGCGCCCACGCACCGGATGTGCCCGCGCTCGCCCATCCGGACCGCCGTCCCCAGCAGTTCCCGGCGCTGGGACGGGTCGAGGCAGCGCTCGAAGCCGTCGGCGAGGACGGTGAGGGTGCGCAGGGCGTCGGGCACCTCGCCCGGGGCGTCCAGGTCCAGCACGCCGGGCCCGGTCAGCAGCACCAGCGTCAGCGCGAGATAGCGCAGTTCGCCGTCGCCGAGCCGGGCCAGTCCGGTGCGCGGGCCGTCGCCGCGGTCCAGCACCGCCCGTACGGTGCCGTCCGGTAGCGGCTCGGCGACGAGATCGGTCACCTGCCCGGCGCAGCCCGCGCGCAGCGCCTCGACCAGCAGGGCGTGCCGGCGGCCGCACTCGGCGCGGGTGCGCCACAGCACGTCGGCGAGGTTGTCGCAGCCGGGCAGCAGCCGGCCGGAGCCGGTGGGGACGGGGGTGCGCATGCGCTCGGGGCGGGGGTCGCAGGGGAAGACGGAGCGCAGGGCGACCACCATCTGCTCGGCCGCGGCGAGCACTTGACGCTGCCCGTCCGTCTTGCCGGCCACGCGCAGCGGGAGCAGGGCCGTGCCGAGGCGGTCGTCGGGGAGCGGGGCGCGGGTCACCGGGGCGGAGCCCGCGGTGTGCCAGGCGGCCTGGACGGTACGGCGCCCGGGGTCGCGCAGCGCTGTCTCCAGCAGGACCACCCCGCCCGCGGTCAGCCGCTCCCCCACGATCCGCAGGTCCGGTTCGGCCTGTACGGCGATGTCGAGCCGGACCGGGCCCTCGGCGCCGTCGGCCGTGCATCCGATCCGGAAGCCGCGCCGGCCTCCGGCGTCGGGGCGGGCCCGCTGCGGCACACAGGCGAGGGGATCCTCGAACGCCTCGAAGAGCGGGGCTCCGCCGCCGAGCCGGGCGAGCGCCTCGTACGCCGCGAGCGCGGTCGTCTTCCCCGCTCCGCTGCGCCCCGCGAACAGGGTGACGGGCCCCAGCGGAAACCCGGCCCGCCGATGCCCGGCGAAGGCCGACAGCCGCAACTCGGTGATCCGGGCCCGCACATCGACGGACTCGGGCGACTTACGCGACTGCGCGGGGACGCTCGCAGCGGATACGTCGGCCGCCGGAGGCTCGGCGGACACGGGTGACACGGCCATGCCCGGACGCTAGAACTCCCCCACACCGCCGAACCGTTTTGCCCTCCCCGCGTTCCTTCGATCGGGGGACGAACGCCGGGCAGACGGGACGACCGGGGCGATCCGGCAGACGGCCGGGGACGGGGGCGGATGAGCAATCGAGGCGGTCCGGCGATCGATACGGTCGGGCGGACGGGCGGACGGGCGATGGGGACAGTGGGGCGATCGGGCGGACGGACCGACGGACGGGCGGACCGACGGCCGGGCGGAGGACGGACGGGCAGACCGACAGACGGACGGACCGACGCCGTCGCCGCGGTCCAGCACCGCCCCAACGGTGCCGTCCGGCAGCGACTCGGGACGGACGGACCGACGGACGGGCAGACCCGCAGGCCGACGGACGGCAGACCGGCAGACGCGCAGACCGGCAAACGGGCAGACGGATGGTCGCAGTCGGGACCGGAGGCACTCGGTCAAGTGACAGCGGGCGACGGCGACCGGGGCCACCCGGACACACCGCCGCCCGCGTGCACACCACCGCACGGCCGCCGCCACCACGGAAACGCACCGGCCGACACCACGGCCTCCCCCGAAGGCACGGCACCGACCGCCCGACCAGGCAGCCCCACGTCCCGCACGCACCCCGAAGACCCCGGACTCAGCCGCCGGCCGAGGCCCGCCGACCGGCACCGCAGCACCCGGCCAGGAACGCCCGCGACTCGCACGCGCCCCGTGGACACCGGGCTCAGCCGCCGCCGGGTCCCGCTCAGCCCCCCGACACCCCCACGCCCTCCATCAGCCCGCTGACCTCCGTGCCGGGTGGGGTGAGGAGGAACACATTGCGGTCGACGCGGTGCATTCCGCTGCCCAGGCCGAAGACCACGCCCGTGCTGAAGTCGAGGACGCGCTTGGCGACTTCGGTCTCCGCGCTGGTCAGGTCGAGGAGCACCGGCGCGCCGGCCATCAGGGTCTCGGCGACTTCCCGGGCGTCCGCGAAGACATTGACCCGCAGCACCACGAACCGGCGCCGGGTCTCGGTCTCGGCGTCGGGCAGGGACCGGTGGTTCACCGCTGACGGCCAGGCGTCCCGGCCCCGTAGCGGCACGACCTGGGCGAGCCCCTCCCACTGTTCATCGGTGACGTCGTAACGGCTCACCGGCTCCCCCCGACCTGACTCGCACTCCATGCCTGCACCAGCCAATTCTTACGCCAAGTCACCCGTTCGGCCCAACAACGACACACTGCGCCACCGATCCGGTGTCACACCACCGGGGGCGACCTGCGGCACATGTACGATTACGTCCGGTTCTTACCTCCCTCATACCGTTCTCTTCACGCCGGGCCACTTGCCGGCCATCCACCCCCGCTAGCGTCCACTCCCGTGCACTTGGCAGAAACACAGCAGGTGACAGCCGGCCGGCGGTCGCAGTCGGCGGTGTCCGCCGTACCGGTCCCCCGCGCGGCGGTCCACGAGTCCCCCGCCCAGTGGCATCGGGTACTGACGTTGCTCGCCGACGTGAGCCTGTTCATCGGCACGCGCTCGGTGTGGGCACAGGCGGCCACGCACCGACTGGCGCTCGCGGCGGCCATCTCGGTCTGTTACGCCTCGATCCTGGTGACCGGCGTGCTCGCCCTGACGGTCCGCCGGGCGCGTTCGCTGGCCCGCCTGGACCTCGTGGTCCTGGTGACGGCGATCACCCTCACCCTGTGCGCCTGGGCGCTGAACCACGCCGGCGGCGACGAGGCGGTCCTCACCACCCAGGCCGCCAAGGAGATGGTCAACGGGCACCAGCTCTACGACCATCCGTGGCCGTGGCTCTTCCACCTCAGGGGCGTCGCCCTGACGGCGACGACGACCGGCGGTTACGACTTCACGTACGGCTATCCCCCGCTGACCCCGCTGATCACCGCGCCCTTCCTGTGGCTCGGCCACAACGGCGCACCGGCGACGGCGGCGGTGACGGTCGTACTGATCGTGGGCACGGTCGTCATGTGGCGCCTGCTGCCGACGCCCTGGCGTTCCGCGGCCACGATGGTCTGCCTGGGCTTCAGTTTCCTGCCGATGTACGCCCGTCAGGGCTACCCGGCGATCGTCGGCCTGGTTCTGCTCGTGCCGGTGGTGGTGCGCTGGCCGCGGTTCGGTGCCGGGGGCCGGCTGGGCCCGGCCGGGATCGCGCGGGCCGCGTGCATCGGCGCCGCGTGCGCGGCACAGCAACTCCCCTGGTTCGTCACGCCGTTCCTGCTGGCCGGGATCTATGCCGTGCGCCGCGGCGAACTCGGCGGGCGGGAGGCCGCGCGGGTGGTGCTGCGGATCCTCGGGATCGCGGCCCTCACCTGGCTGCTGATCAACGCGTACTTCATCGTGACCGAGCCGGGACCGTGGCTGGGCGGCATCGCGCTGCCGCTGACGCAGGGCGCGGTGCTGCACGGCCAGGGCCTGGTGAGCATCTCGCTGTACTTCACCCACGGCAGCGACCGGCTCGACTGGTACGGCCACGCGAGCATGCTGCTCGCCGCGGCCCTGCTGGCCCTGTTCGTGCTGTTCGTCCGGCGGCTGGGTCCGGCCGCGACCGTGCTGCCCTGGTGCGCCTTCTATCTGGCGACCCGTTCCCAGGACGGCTACTACCTGATGATGACGCCGCTGTGGCTGGCGGCGGCGATCACCGTGCCGCTTTCGGACGTCTCGCGCGCGTGGCAGCCGCGGCCCCGGTGGCTGACCGGCACGCGTCGCCGGCCCGCCCTGGTCGCGGCCGTGGTGCTGCTGGTGGCGCCGGCCCTGGTGAGCGCGACCCTCGCCGTGACGGGCGGGCCGCCGCTGCGGATGGACATCACGGCGGTCCGGCACCCGGCCGCGCACACGGTCTCCGCGGTGACCGTGAAGGTGACCAACACCGGCGACGACGCGCTCACCCCGCACTACATGATCACCACGGGCCAGGGCATGAGCCGGTACTGGACGCAGGTGCGCGGACCGGCCACGATTCCCGCCCACACCACGGCGACCGTCGAACTCCGGGCCCCGTTCGGCAAGTTCACGGTGCCGGCGAAGCACAGCACCCGGCTGCGGCTGCGCGCGTTCACGGCGACCCCGCAGACGCTGTCCACGCGGGATGTGAAGCGGGCCGAGCTCGGCCCCGCGGGCTGACGTCGCTCGGCCCCGCGGGCTGACGTCGCTCGGCCCCGCGGGCTGACGTCAGGAGGCCGCGCGGATGAAGCGCAGCCCGGCCGTCACCGTGGTGAGGCCGCGCATCATGCCGAGCTGGTTCCAGCCCATGCCGAACTGTTCGCGGTCGACGGTGAACTCCGCGTCCAGGGTGAGCCCCTCGGCGTTCGCGTCGGTCAGGCGCGCGGTGAAGGTCAGGGGCCGGCTGATGCCCCGCACGGTCAGCTGACCGGTGACCCGTACGCCGTCGCCGTCGAGGCGGTCGGCGCCGCGGACGGCGAGGGTGATCTCCGGGTGGTGGTCGGCGTCGAAGAAGTCGGCCGAGCGCAGGTGGGTGTCCCGCTTGGCGCTCTTCGTGTCCAGGGAGGCGGCGTCCAGGGTCACCGTGCCGGCGGCCGAGCCGTCGGGCCGCACCTCGCCCCGGCCGCTGACGGCGGTGAAGGTGCCCTTCACGGTGACCAGGCCCCACATGGTCTTGTGCCGCAGCCCCACGGTGGACGCGGCCGGGTCGAGCTGCCAGGTGCCTGTCTGCACGGCGACGGTCATGGTCGTACTCCCGAATCAAGTGGTTCAAATTTGGATGACTACCGTCACGCTAGCGCCTCATCCAAATTTGAACAACCCGCTCGTCCAAACTTGAACAAGCCTCTTGGCTCCTCTCGTCCAAAATTGGACAACAGGTAGACTCGACCCATGCCCGCCTCCGACGCGCACCCCGCCGCCCCGTTCACCTGCCCCGCCGCGGGAAGCGGACTGCTGCCCGACGAGCTGCGCGCGTGGATGATCCTGCTGGCCGCGACAGGCGCCGTGGAGCAGCGGATGCGGTCGGTGGTGAAGGAGACCCTCGGCGTCTCCCACGACGAGTTCCTGATCCTGTGCCTGCTGGCGGAGCAGCCCCGCACCGGACTGCGCATGACCCAGGTCGCCGATCTCCTCGGCCGCCCCAAGACCCGGCTCACCTACCAGATCGCCTGCCTCCAGCACGCCGGCCTGATCGCCCGTACGTCCGTGTGCGGCGACAAGCGCGGGGTCCAGGTCGCCCTCACCGACAAGGCGCGCGAGCTGCTGAGCGAGACCTCCACCCTGCTCGCCGGAACCGTGCGACAGGCCCTCGCCGACTCCATGGGCCCCGATCAGCGGGCCGCCATGTGCGCGCTGGTCCCCGATCTGCCGGATCCTGAGGGCGAGCCCTCCGGCGGCTGAGCGGCGCAGGTCACAAGCACAAGTGGAGAAAGCTCACAGGCGATTGCCCTGACCGGCCCGAGCCGCCTGCCCTACCATCCGACCCATGACGGTCCTGCCTGACGACGGGCTCCCACTGGCCGCCGAGTTCCCTGACGCGACACACGAGCAGTGGCAACGCCTGGTCGAGGGTGTGCTGCGCAAGTCGGGCAAGGAAGTCTCGGGCGAGGCAGCTGAGGACGCTCTGTCCACGACGCTGGAGGACGGGCTGCGCACGCGCCCCCTCTACACCGCGCGCGACGACGCGCCCGACCCCGGCCTGCCGGGCTTCGCCCCGTATCTGCGCGGCGGCCGCCCCGAGGGCAACACCGTGGGCGGGTGGGACGTACGGCAGCGGCACACCGCCCGCACGGACAGCGCCGTCCTGGCCGACCTGGAGAACGGCGGCACCTCGCTGTGGCTGGTGCTGGGCGAGGGCGGCATGCCCCTCGCCGAACTGGGCCCGGCGCTGGAGGGTGTGTACCTCGACCTGGCGCCGGTCGTCCTGGACGCGGGCCGGGACACCGAGCGGGCGGCCGAGGCACTGCTGGGGCTGTACGCGGACCGGGGTGTCGACGCGCAGGCCGTACGCGGCAATCTGGGCGGCGACCCGCTGGGGTACGAGGCCCGTACCGGCACGGCGCTGGACTTCTCGCCGTACGCCGCCCTGGCCGCGCGCTGCGCCGAGCAGTACCCGGGTCTGCGCGCCCTGACCGTGGACGCGCTGCCCTACCACGAGGCGGGCGGCTCGGCCGCGCAGGAGCTGGGCGCCTCGCTCGCCACCGGTGTGGCGTATCTGCGGGAGCTCACCGAGGCGGGGCTGAGCGTCGAACAGGCCGCCGGGCAGCTGGAGTTCCGCTACGCGGCCACCGCCGACCAGTTCCTCACCATCGCCAAGCTGCGCGCCGCGCGCCGGCTGTGGGCCCGGATCGCCGAGGTCTGCGGGGCTCCCGGTGCGCAGGTGCAGCACGCGGTGACCTCGCCGGTGATGATGGCCCGCCGCGACCCGTGGGTGAACATGCTCCGCACGACCGTCGCCACGCTCGCCGCCGGGGTCGGCGGCGCCGACTCGGTGACCGTCCTGCCGTTCGACCACGCACTCGGCCTGCCCGACGCGTTCGCGCGCCGGATCGCCCGCAACACCTCCACGATCCTCATCGAGGAGTCGCACCTGGCCCGGGTCATCGACCCGGCGGGCGGCTCCTGGTACGTCGAGCGGCTCACCGACGAACTCGCCCAGGCCGCCTGGGAGTTCTTCCGGACCATCGAGCGCGACGGCGGCCAGGCGGCCGTGCTGCGCTCCGGCCGGCTGCGCACCGACCTCGCGACGACCTGGGCGGAGCGTTCC
Above is a genomic segment from Streptomyces fodineus containing:
- a CDS encoding methylmalonyl-CoA mutase family protein → MTVLPDDGLPLAAEFPDATHEQWQRLVEGVLRKSGKEVSGEAAEDALSTTLEDGLRTRPLYTARDDAPDPGLPGFAPYLRGGRPEGNTVGGWDVRQRHTARTDSAVLADLENGGTSLWLVLGEGGMPLAELGPALEGVYLDLAPVVLDAGRDTERAAEALLGLYADRGVDAQAVRGNLGGDPLGYEARTGTALDFSPYAALAARCAEQYPGLRALTVDALPYHEAGGSAAQELGASLATGVAYLRELTEAGLSVEQAAGQLEFRYAATADQFLTIAKLRAARRLWARIAEVCGAPGAQVQHAVTSPVMMARRDPWVNMLRTTVATLAAGVGGADSVTVLPFDHALGLPDAFARRIARNTSTILIEESHLARVIDPAGGSWYVERLTDELAQAAWEFFRTIERDGGQAAVLRSGRLRTDLATTWAERSKKLAKRREPITGVSEFPLLAEKPVEREPAPEPPSGGLPRVRRDEAYEELRARSDAHLAATGARPRIFLATLGPAAAYTARATFAANLFQAGGIEPVTEGTFADSGATEAVLCSSDALYAEQAEQTAESLRAAGARHVVLAGRGEYAGIDSYVFAGCDAIDVLSATLDRMGVS